Genomic window (Streptomyces sp. NBC_00078):
ATGCAGGGCGAGCATCCGCTGCTGTCCCTCGGACTCGCTGCGGGCGAGCCCCGCCTGCACGGACTGCACGGTCTGCGGGTCGAAGCCGTCGAGGAGACGGTTCGCCTCCGCCCACGCCTGCTCGGCGGTGTCGCGGGTGATGACGTGCAGCCGGATGCCGAAGCGCAGGGTACGCCCCTCCTTGGCCGCCAGGCCCCGGATCCAGGCGATCTTCTCGGCGACCTGCGCGGGCGGCTCGCCCCAGGTCAGGTAGACGTCGACGTACTTGGCGGCGACCTCCCCGGCGATGGGCGACGATCCGCCGAAGTACACCTCGGGGACCGGGTCGGGGACCCGGGCCAGCCTCGCGTCCTCGACCTGGAGGTGCTCGCCGTGCAGATCGACGGTCTTGCCCTCCCACAACTCCCTGACGATCTCGAGGAATTCGCCGGTACGACGGTATCGGGCGTCCTTGTCGAGGAAGTCGCCATAGGCCCGCTGTTCATGGCTCTCGCCGCCCGTGACGACGTTGAGGAGGAGCCGTCCGCCGGACTGCCGCTGGAAGGTGGACGCCATCTGGGCGGCGAGCGTCGGCGAGACGAAGCCGGGGCGGAAGGCGACCAGGAACTTGAGGCGTTCGGTGTTCTGGCTGACCATCGCGGTGGTCAGCCACGCGTCCTCGCACCAGGCACCGGTCGGGGTGAGCGCGCCGACGAAGCCCAGGTCCTCGGCGGCGCGGGCGATCTGGCTGAGGTAGGACACCGTCGGCGGCCGGTCCCGTCCGAAGACGGTGGCGGGGGTGCCGTGGCCGCCGCCGACCACATGGCGGCTGTCGCCGTTGGTGGGGAGGAACCAGTGGAAGGTGAGGGACACGTGGGTCTCCGATCAGGGTGTCGCTAGAGGAGGCCGTGGCGGGGCGGCCGGGTGCCGTTCAGCACGTACCGGCCGATGTGCTGGATCTTCCAGCGGGCCGGGTCGTGCAGGGTGTGGGTGCGGGCGTCGCGCCAATGGCGGTGCAGGTTCAGGGAGTTGAGCGCCGACCGGGTGCCGGACACTTCGAAGAGGGCGCTCGCCACCTCGACCGCCGTCTGCGCGGCCTGCACCTTCGCCGCGGCGACCGCGATGGAGGCCTCGGCCGCCGTGTCGTCGGTGAGGTCGGCGCGCGCCGCGTCGATTGCGCGGGCCGCCTCGCGCAGCAGTGCCTCCGACGCCCTTGTCCGCAGGGCGAGTTCACCGAAGCGCTGGATCAGCAGCGGGTCCTCGGCGGCCGTCTCGACGCCGCTCTCGAACCAGGGGCGGCTCTTCGTCCGTACGAATTCCGCGGCCTCGGCGAGCGCGCCCGCTGCTATGCCGGTGTCGATGGCGGCGTGCAGCAACTGGGCGACCGCGCCATGGAGTTGTGGGCCCTCGAAGGTGAGGTGGTGCGGCAGGACGCGGTCGGCCGGCACCGGGACGTCGTCGAGGCGGACGGTGCCGCTGGCCGTCGTCCGCTGGCCGAGGCCGTCCCAGTCGTCGATCACCCGGAGGCCGGGAGCGTCTGCGGGAACGTAGGCGACGTGCAGTGTGTCGTCCTCCGCGCGGGCCAGGACGGGGATCCAGTCGGCGAAGAGGGCGCCGGTGGAGTAGTGCTTCACGCCGGTGAGGACGTAGGAGCCGTCCGGCTGCGGCTGGAGGCGGGTGCGGATGTCCTGGACGTGCTTGGTGCCCGCCTCGGACTGGGCGTTGCCGAAGCGGCGGCCGGCGAGCAGCTCGGCGAAGAAGAACTTCCGCTGCTCCTCGGAGCCCTGACGGCGGATCACATTGACGTAGGCGAAATGGCTTTGCGGGATCTGGGCGATGCTGCCGTCGGCCGAGGCGAGCAGCCGGAAGATCTCGGCGAGCGTCGACGCGGTGACGTCCGCGCCGCCGTGCTCGGCGGGGACGGTCACGGCGAGCAGACCGGAGGCCGACAACCGGTCCAACTCGGCGCGCGGAAGCCTGCGTTCGACGTCCCGGGCCGAGGCTTCCGCACGGAAGTCCTCGGCCAGGGCGGCCGCGACGGCGAGGGCTTCCGCGTCGTCGGCGATGACATGGGCGGACACGGCGCTCAGCTCGCCGCGGCCAGCAGCGGCGTGCGGCCGATGGCCGTCGAGAACTGGTCGACCACCTGGGCGAGGGCCTCGGTGGCGCCCGGCGCGAGGGTCAGCGAGCCGTCCTCGTGCACGGTGATGTCCTTGTCGAGGGTGAACCAGCCCTGCACGATGTGGCCCGCGCCCATGGAGCTGAGCACCGGGCGCAGCGCGTAGTCGATGGCCAGGACATGGGCGGTGGAGCCGCCGGTGGCGAGCGGCAGAACGGTCTTGCCGGCCAGGGCGTACTGCGGGAGCAGGTCGAGCAGTGCCTTGAGGACGCCTGAGTACGACGCCTTGTAGACGGGGGTGCCTACGACGACACCGTCCGCCTGCGCGAAGAGTTCGGTGGCCTCGACGATGGCGGGGTGCCGGAAGTCCGCGCCGAGCAGCGCCTCGGCGGGGACGGTGCGGACATCCAGCGGGATCACCTCGTGGCCCTGCGCGCTCAGCCTCTTGTCCAGGTGGCGCAGCAGGCGGTTGGTGCGGGAGGAGGCGGAGGGACTGCCGGAGACGGACAGGACGGTGGCCATGGGTCCTCTTTCGGGGAAGCGGTCAGGAGTACCAGGTGGGTTCGGGCAGTTCGCCCTCGAGGACCCAGCGGCCGACCTCGCGCCGCTTGTAGGCGACGGGGTCGTGCAGGGTGTGGGTGCGGACATTGCGCCAGAACCGGTCGAGGCCTTCGGCGGACGCGGTGGAGCGGGCGCCGGTGACCTCGAAGATGCGGTTCGCGATCTCCAGGGCGACGTCCGTGGCGCGGGCCTTGACCGCCGCGACCCGGACTTCGAAGGCTCCGCGGCTCTCCGGGGTGACCGCGTCCGGGTCGTCGTGCAGTGTCTGACCCTCGGCGGCGACCGCGTCGGCGAGTGCCTCCGCCGCCCACAGCTTGGCGGTGAGGTCGCCGTAGGCGTCGATGACGTACGGCTCGTCGACCGCCCGCTCGTGTCCCCCGTGCAGCCAGGACCTCGCCTTGGTGCGGGTGTAGGTGGCCGCCGTCTCCAGGGCGCCGCCCGCGATGCCCAGGTAGAAGTTGACGAAGACCAGTTGGATGGTGGGGACGTTCAGCGTGCTGTACGTGCGCGGCTGGAACTGCTTGTCGACGTAGCCGGCCGCCGACGACCACGGGGTGCGCACGCCGTCGAGGGTGACGCCGCCGCTCTCGGTGAGGCGCTGGCCGATGTTGTCCCAGTCGTCGTGGAAGGTCAGGCCCTCGCTGTCGGACGGCACGATCGCGAAGACGTGCTGGTCGGTGCCCTCCAGGACGCCTTCGAGGACGGTGACGTCGGAGACCTTGCTGCCGGTGGAGAAGGACTTGCGGCCGGTGAAGACGAGGTCGTCGCCGTCCTCGGTGACGGTCACGTCCTTGTCGCGGGGGTTGACGGCCCCGCCGAAGAACCAGCGGCCCCGGCTCGCCTCGGCCTCCACCTGTTCCCACTGCTGGCGGGTGCCGACCAGACGGGCGGCCCAGAACCAGAGGTAGTGGTAGCCGAGCAGCTGGCCGATGGAGCCGTCGGCCCGGGCGACCTCGCGGACGACACGGTAGGCGGTGGGCCAGTCCTGGCCCGCGCCGCCGTGCTCCGTGGGGCCGAGCAGGGTGACGAGGCCGGCGTCCTTGAGGAGCTGGACCTCGGCGTACGGGGTGGCTCCGGCGCGGTCGCGCTCGGCGGCGTCGGTGGCGAGGACGGCGGCGACCTGCGCGGCGCGTGCGATCCAGTCCTGGGCGGTCCGCGGGGCGGGAAGGGTCTGCCAGTCGGTGGGCGTGGCGGTGCTCATGCTCGTTGACCTCTTTCGCGGTGGGGGGGGCGATCAGACGTGAACGGGGACGGACTCGGGCTCCACGTCCGGGAGTTGAGCCTCGAGTTCACGCACGAGCGGCAGCACCCGCTCGCCGAAGTACTCGACCTCCTCGTGGTAGTGCAGGAAGCCGAGGAGGAAGAGGTCGACGCCGAGCTTCTTGTAGGCGACGATGCGCTCCGCGATCTGCTCGGGGGTGCCGATGAGCCCCGTGCGGAAGCCGTCGTTGTACTGGACGAGGTCCTCGAAGGAGGAGTCCTGCCACATGCCCTTCTTGTCGGCCGTGGACTGCCCCGCCTGCTTCACCGCCGCACCGAAGCCCTCGACGGCCTCGGTGTCGGCCCGGGCGACGATCTCGCGGAGCGTGTCGCGCGCCTCGGCCTCCGTGTCGCGGGCGATGAGGAAGCCGTTGAGCCCGAACTTCGGTGCCGTACGGCCGACTTGGGCCGCGGATGCGTGCACGTCCTTGATCTGTTCGACGACTCCGTCGAAGTCCTTGCCGTTGGAGAAGTACCAGTCGGAGACCCGCCCGGCCATGGCGCGGGCGGCGGTGGAGTTGCCGCCCTGGAAGATCTCCGGGTGCGGGCGCTCGGCGGTGTTGAGGGGCTTTGGCTTGAGGGAGAAGTCGCGCAGCCGGTAGAAGTCCCCGGCGAGTTCGGTGTGGTCCTCGGTCCAGACCTGGCGCAGGGCGCGAATGAACTCCTCGGCGCGGCGGTAGCGCTCGTCGTGCTCCAGCCAGGGCTCGCCGAGGGCGGTGAACTCGCCCTTGAACCAGCCGGACACGACGTTCACGGCGAAGCGGCCGTTCGAGAGGTGGTCGGCGGTGGCGCCGAGCTTGGCGAGGACGCCCGGGTGCCACAGGCCGGGGTGGACGGCGGCGATGACCTTCAGGCGTTCGGTGGCGAGGAGGAGGGCGAGGCTGAAGCTGGTCGACTCGTGCTGGTACTCGGCGCCGTAGCTGGCCATGTAACGGACCTGGCTGAGGGCGTAGTCGAAGCCGTTGTTCTCGGCGAGGACGGCGAGTTCGCGGTTGTACTCGTACCCCCAGTCGGTGCGCTGCTCGATCCTGCTGGTGACGAGTCCCCCACTGACGTTGGGGACCCAGTAGGCGAATTTCACGGGCGCTGCGGACATGCGGAACTCCTGTTGCGGAATGTTTTCAGGCACGCCGAATTCACATCGTGCGCAGGCGCGGTGAATTCAGGCGGAGAAAAGGAAAAGCACGGCGGATCTCAGGGAGTTGATCAGGCCGCGGAGCAACAGGAGGCGCTGGAGACGCGCGCGAGGTCGACGTGGCGTCGCCGCGTGAGGTCCAGTCGCATCTTCATGCCGTCGATCGTGGCAGCCGGCGGCGAGGGCCGTCAAGGAGAACCCGACCGGTCTCGCATCCCGGACCATTGAATTTCACGAACGTGTGACAGGGAAACCCTTGAACCGCTCGTGAAATCAGCTGCATTCTGCTGGTCGTGCGAACGGAACAACTGGAATACATCGCGGCCGTGACCCGGCTCGGTTCGCTGCGCCGGGCGGCGGAGGAACTGCGTCTTTCCCAGCCCGCGTTGAGCGAGACGGTGCGCAACCTCGAACGTGAGCTGGGCGTCGACCTCCTGGAACGCAAGCGGTCGGGGGCCACGATGAGCGCGGAGGGCCGGGAACTGCTGCCGCACATCGTCAATGTGCTGGACGCGGTGGACCGGCTGCGGTCGGCAGCGGGCGAACAGCACCGCATCAGCCGCATGGTGCGGGTGGGCACGGTGAACGCGGCGACCGTCCCCCTGCTCATTCCGGTCGTCCGGGAGTTCCGGGCCGCGCATCCGCTCACCCAGGTCGAGGTGGTCGCCGCGCAGCAGACGGAGATCCACCGGGCCCTGTCGGAGGGCGGTTTCGACCTGGGCCTGGTCAACCATCTGGACGGCGACGACGTGCCCGCCGGCGTCGAGTGCACGGAACTGCTGCGCGGGCGGCCGGTGGTGTGCGTGCGCCCCGACAGCCCGCTCGCCTCACTGACCACCGTGACGGTGGACGACCTGCTCGCCCAGCCCGTGATCGCGATGCGTACCGGCTACGTCATGCACCGCTATGTCCACCGGCTGCTGCACGGCCGCGGCCCGTCCTTCTCGTACTCCACCGACGGCGCCGAGATGGGCAAGCTGATGGTCGCCGAGGGCCTCGGAGTGACGGTGCTGCCGGATTTCAGCATCATCGGTGACCCTCTGGAGCGGCAGGGCACCATCACCTACCGGCCGATCGCCGACGACACGACCCGGGTTCTGCTGATGCTGCAGCGCCGCAGGGCGGAGTCCGTGCCGCGGGCCGCGCAGAACCTGTACGAGGTGTTCGTGCGCAGGGCGCGGGAGGTGGGCGGAGCGCCCGGGTGACACAGCGGCCGATCGGCCGTCGCGTCCGGTCAGTCGTCGTCGGCCGGGACCACCACGAGGAACGCGTCCGACTTGAGGTCCATGATCACTTTCGCGGGCCGGCCCTCGGCGCGGCACCGGGCCGCGTACTCCTCCGCCGGCCACGATCCGCGCGGAGCTCCCGCAGGAAACCGCTCCAACACCTTCGCGCCCATAGCGGCAGCACCTCCACCAGCGACTTGCGGTCACGACTTCGTACGGTGCGTCTGCCCGCGATGCGCGCCGACATGTGTGCCGGACCGTAACGACCTGCACGATTCCCCCAAGCGCTGGTCGGCCTCCTTCGTGGGTACCCGGTCGAGGCGAAACGCCCGCATCCGATACGGCGGAATCCGTGGAAGTGATCAAAAGGGGGGCCGACGCAAAGGAACCGGAGCTGATGAACGCTGACCACGACGGACCGGCCCTGCACTGCCTGGTGACCGGGGCGACCGGATACATCGGCGGCAGGCTGGTGCCGGAGCTGCTCGACGAGGGCCACCGCGTGCGCTGCCTGGCCCGCTCTCCCGGCAAGCTGCGCGACCACCCCTGGGCCGGGCAGGTGGAGGTGGTCAAGGGCGACGTCACGGACGCCGACTCCGTGGCCGAGGCCATGCGCGGCATCGACGTCGCCTACTACCTGGTCCACGCGCTGGGTACGGGCGACAGCTTCGAGGAGACCGATCGCAGGG
Coding sequences:
- the sfnG gene encoding dimethylsulfone monooxygenase SfnG, which translates into the protein MSAAPVKFAYWVPNVSGGLVTSRIEQRTDWGYEYNRELAVLAENNGFDYALSQVRYMASYGAEYQHESTSFSLALLLATERLKVIAAVHPGLWHPGVLAKLGATADHLSNGRFAVNVVSGWFKGEFTALGEPWLEHDERYRRAEEFIRALRQVWTEDHTELAGDFYRLRDFSLKPKPLNTAERPHPEIFQGGNSTAARAMAGRVSDWYFSNGKDFDGVVEQIKDVHASAAQVGRTAPKFGLNGFLIARDTEAEARDTLREIVARADTEAVEGFGAAVKQAGQSTADKKGMWQDSSFEDLVQYNDGFRTGLIGTPEQIAERIVAYKKLGVDLFLLGFLHYHEEVEYFGERVLPLVRELEAQLPDVEPESVPVHV
- a CDS encoding acyl-CoA dehydrogenase family protein, producing MSTATPTDWQTLPAPRTAQDWIARAAQVAAVLATDAAERDRAGATPYAEVQLLKDAGLVTLLGPTEHGGAGQDWPTAYRVVREVARADGSIGQLLGYHYLWFWAARLVGTRQQWEQVEAEASRGRWFFGGAVNPRDKDVTVTEDGDDLVFTGRKSFSTGSKVSDVTVLEGVLEGTDQHVFAIVPSDSEGLTFHDDWDNIGQRLTESGGVTLDGVRTPWSSAAGYVDKQFQPRTYSTLNVPTIQLVFVNFYLGIAGGALETAATYTRTKARSWLHGGHERAVDEPYVIDAYGDLTAKLWAAEALADAVAAEGQTLHDDPDAVTPESRGAFEVRVAAVKARATDVALEIANRIFEVTGARSTASAEGLDRFWRNVRTHTLHDPVAYKRREVGRWVLEGELPEPTWYS
- a CDS encoding LysR family transcriptional regulator — translated: MRTEQLEYIAAVTRLGSLRRAAEELRLSQPALSETVRNLERELGVDLLERKRSGATMSAEGRELLPHIVNVLDAVDRLRSAAGEQHRISRMVRVGTVNAATVPLLIPVVREFRAAHPLTQVEVVAAQQTEIHRALSEGGFDLGLVNHLDGDDVPAGVECTELLRGRPVVCVRPDSPLASLTTVTVDDLLAQPVIAMRTGYVMHRYVHRLLHGRGPSFSYSTDGAEMGKLMVAEGLGVTVLPDFSIIGDPLERQGTITYRPIADDTTRVLLMLQRRRAESVPRAAQNLYEVFVRRAREVGGAPG
- a CDS encoding SfnB family sulfur acquisition oxidoreductase; amino-acid sequence: MSAHVIADDAEALAVAAALAEDFRAEASARDVERRLPRAELDRLSASGLLAVTVPAEHGGADVTASTLAEIFRLLASADGSIAQIPQSHFAYVNVIRRQGSEEQRKFFFAELLAGRRFGNAQSEAGTKHVQDIRTRLQPQPDGSYVLTGVKHYSTGALFADWIPVLARAEDDTLHVAYVPADAPGLRVIDDWDGLGQRTTASGTVRLDDVPVPADRVLPHHLTFEGPQLHGAVAQLLHAAIDTGIAAGALAEAAEFVRTKSRPWFESGVETAAEDPLLIQRFGELALRTRASEALLREAARAIDAARADLTDDTAAEASIAVAAAKVQAAQTAVEVASALFEVSGTRSALNSLNLHRHWRDARTHTLHDPARWKIQHIGRYVLNGTRPPRHGLL
- a CDS encoding putative leader peptide; translation: MKMRLDLTRRRHVDLARVSSASCCSAA
- the ssuE gene encoding NADPH-dependent FMN reductase, with the translated sequence MATVLSVSGSPSASSRTNRLLRHLDKRLSAQGHEVIPLDVRTVPAEALLGADFRHPAIVEATELFAQADGVVVGTPVYKASYSGVLKALLDLLPQYALAGKTVLPLATGGSTAHVLAIDYALRPVLSSMGAGHIVQGWFTLDKDITVHEDGSLTLAPGATEALAQVVDQFSTAIGRTPLLAAAS
- a CDS encoding LLM class flavin-dependent oxidoreductase, with amino-acid sequence MSLTFHWFLPTNGDSRHVVGGGHGTPATVFGRDRPPTVSYLSQIARAAEDLGFVGALTPTGAWCEDAWLTTAMVSQNTERLKFLVAFRPGFVSPTLAAQMASTFQRQSGGRLLLNVVTGGESHEQRAYGDFLDKDARYRRTGEFLEIVRELWEGKTVDLHGEHLQVEDARLARVPDPVPEVYFGGSSPIAGEVAAKYVDVYLTWGEPPAQVAEKIAWIRGLAAKEGRTLRFGIRLHVITRDTAEQAWAEANRLLDGFDPQTVQSVQAGLARSESEGQQRMLALHGGGSRDGLEIHPNLWAGIGLVRGGAGTALVGSHDEVAERIKEYHALGVDEFVLSGYPHLEEAYWFGEGVLPRLAAQGLWRHPSGEQSTPATQVPFAS